One window from the genome of Paramormyrops kingsleyae isolate MSU_618 chromosome 3, PKINGS_0.4, whole genome shotgun sequence encodes:
- the shtn1 gene encoding shootin-1 isoform X1, giving the protein MEVITELSSRAVHKYEELKEDCERHKMECKRMEEERDEALRKLKEFQSVSHMVIEEVSAIQENLEIEKSCRQSAEVLASKLHRQNRSLKRKSMQLLAHLGPEVITEISLEDEEDEDKEAEEGQDGTPCSSGHCKKIITELQDRLQSILEVKTQTAVQLEVMREALQEAREELLKEKHHNAILIGKTLQQKELLNKYNRVSMLAVEEYEALQGNLLLEKDLREEAESFAREMLVEQKKLNRQSQILFKSAAPSEALQEALLEVARLTQALEQERMEHQQQMKAVQNAPPSMEQKEASALCRQLQLLEEEKAEWEQRSRQAEEQAKDLRFRVEELQKKLQAAINPIPTAAPPPPPPPPPPPPPPPPPPNTAPSNPLSSLLSLLRKKKQTSDEFPLVVQDSAKMETEKKEPDIRQQAVDEMMQRIKKGIQLRPVQQGSRSSKQPKEHNMPPPSAVRELKGILDSFRRASLVPCAAGVRVGATQSELETALQRRRRAVNSTQENSAGTTSHLLQHTVHVEKDSK; this is encoded by the exons ATGGAGGTCATTACAGAGCTGTCCAGTCGAG CTGTCCATAAGTATGAAGAGCTCAAAGAAGACTGTGAGAGGCATAAGATGGAG TGTAAGAGAATGGAGGAAGAGCGTGACGAGGCTTTACGGAAATTAAAAGAATTTCAGAgtg TGTCCCACATGGTGATTGAGGAGGTCAGCGCCATCCAGGAGAACCTGGAGATTGAGAAGTCTTGCCGGCAGAGTGCCGAAGTGCTGGCCTCCAAG CTGCATCGGCAGAACCGCTCCTTAAAGAGGAAGAGCATGCAGCTCCTGGCCCACCTTGGGCCAGAGGTCATCACCGAGATCAGCCTGGAGGACGAGGAGGATGAAGACAAGGAGGCGGAGGAAGGGCAGGATGGCACGCCATGCTCCTCTGGCCACTGCAAGAAGATCATCACAG AGCTGCAGGACAGACTGCAGAGTATCCTGGAAGTGAAGACACAAACTGCTGTGCAACTGGAGGTGATGCGGGAGGCGCTACAGGAGGCCAGGGAGGAG CTGCTGAAGGAGAAACACCATAATGCCATTTTGATTGGCAAGACACTTCAACAAAAGGAGCTCTTGAACAAGTACAACAGAG TGTCCATGCTGGCAGTAGAGGAATATGAGGCTCTCCAGGGAAACCTGCTGCTGGAGAAGGACCTCAGGGAGGAGGCTGAGAGCTTTGCCCGGGAG ATGCTGGTGGAGCAGAAGAAGCTGAACAGACAAAGTCAGATCCTATTCAAGAGCGCCGCTCCCAGCGAGGCTCTGCAGGAAGCCCTGCTGGAGGTGGCCAGGCTGACTCAGGCCCTGGAGCAGGAGAGGATGGAGCACCAACAGCAG ATGAAGGCTGTCCAAAACGCGCCTCCCAGTATGGAGCAGAAGGAGGCTTCAGCGCTTTGCCGTCAACTTCAGCtgctggaggaggagaaggcGGAGTGGGAGCAGCGGAGCCGGCAGGCGGAAGAGCAGGCCAAGGACCTCCGCTTTCGAG TGGAGGAGCTTCAAAAGAAGCTGCAGGCAGCAATTAACCCTATTCCCACTGcggccccaccccctccccctccgccACCGCcaccgccacccccacccccccctccaccaaataCAGCCCCATCGAACCCCCTCAG ctcTTTGCTATCTCTTCTGCGTAAGAAGAAACAGACAAGCGATGAATTTCCTCTTGTTGTCCAGGACTCTGCAAAGATGGAGACAG AGAAGAAAGAGCCAGACATCCGGCAGCAGGCTGTTGACGAAATGATGCAGCGTATCAAGAAGGGGATCCAGCTTCGTCCAGTGCAGCAGGGCTCCAGGAGCAGCAAGCAGCCTAAG GAACATAATATGCCGCCACCCTCTGCAGTTCGGGAACTCAAAGGAATCCTG GACTCATTTCGGCGAGCATCCCTGGTCCCGTGTGCAGCTGGAGTTCgtgtgggggctacacagtcaGAACTGGAGACGGCGCTGCAGAGACGCCGGCGGGCAGTCAATTCCACCCAGGAAAACT CAGCAGGAACCACTTCACACCTGCTGCAGCACACGGTTCACGTGGAAAAGGACAGCAAGTAA
- the shtn1 gene encoding shootin-1 isoform X3: protein MECKRMEEERDEALRKLKEFQSVSHMVIEEVSAIQENLEIEKSCRQSAEVLASKLHRQNRSLKRKSMQLLAHLGPEVITEISLEDEEDEDKEAEEGQDGTPCSSGHCKKIITELQDRLQSILEVKTQTAVQLEVMREALQEAREELLKEKHHNAILIGKTLQQKELLNKYNRVSMLAVEEYEALQGNLLLEKDLREEAESFAREMLVEQKKLNRQSQILFKSAAPSEALQEALLEVARLTQALEQERMEHQQQMKAVQNAPPSMEQKEASALCRQLQLLEEEKAEWEQRSRQAEEQAKDLRFRVEELQKKLQAAINPIPTAAPPPPPPPPPPPPPPPPPPNTAPSNPLSSLLSLLRKKKQTSDEFPLVVQDSAKMETEKKEPDIRQQAVDEMMQRIKKGIQLRPVQQGSRSSKQPKEHNMPPPSAVRELKGILDSFRRASLVPCAAGVRVGATQSELETALQRRRRAVNSTQENSAGTTSHLLQHTVHVEKDSK, encoded by the exons ATGGAG TGTAAGAGAATGGAGGAAGAGCGTGACGAGGCTTTACGGAAATTAAAAGAATTTCAGAgtg TGTCCCACATGGTGATTGAGGAGGTCAGCGCCATCCAGGAGAACCTGGAGATTGAGAAGTCTTGCCGGCAGAGTGCCGAAGTGCTGGCCTCCAAG CTGCATCGGCAGAACCGCTCCTTAAAGAGGAAGAGCATGCAGCTCCTGGCCCACCTTGGGCCAGAGGTCATCACCGAGATCAGCCTGGAGGACGAGGAGGATGAAGACAAGGAGGCGGAGGAAGGGCAGGATGGCACGCCATGCTCCTCTGGCCACTGCAAGAAGATCATCACAG AGCTGCAGGACAGACTGCAGAGTATCCTGGAAGTGAAGACACAAACTGCTGTGCAACTGGAGGTGATGCGGGAGGCGCTACAGGAGGCCAGGGAGGAG CTGCTGAAGGAGAAACACCATAATGCCATTTTGATTGGCAAGACACTTCAACAAAAGGAGCTCTTGAACAAGTACAACAGAG TGTCCATGCTGGCAGTAGAGGAATATGAGGCTCTCCAGGGAAACCTGCTGCTGGAGAAGGACCTCAGGGAGGAGGCTGAGAGCTTTGCCCGGGAG ATGCTGGTGGAGCAGAAGAAGCTGAACAGACAAAGTCAGATCCTATTCAAGAGCGCCGCTCCCAGCGAGGCTCTGCAGGAAGCCCTGCTGGAGGTGGCCAGGCTGACTCAGGCCCTGGAGCAGGAGAGGATGGAGCACCAACAGCAG ATGAAGGCTGTCCAAAACGCGCCTCCCAGTATGGAGCAGAAGGAGGCTTCAGCGCTTTGCCGTCAACTTCAGCtgctggaggaggagaaggcGGAGTGGGAGCAGCGGAGCCGGCAGGCGGAAGAGCAGGCCAAGGACCTCCGCTTTCGAG TGGAGGAGCTTCAAAAGAAGCTGCAGGCAGCAATTAACCCTATTCCCACTGcggccccaccccctccccctccgccACCGCcaccgccacccccacccccccctccaccaaataCAGCCCCATCGAACCCCCTCAG ctcTTTGCTATCTCTTCTGCGTAAGAAGAAACAGACAAGCGATGAATTTCCTCTTGTTGTCCAGGACTCTGCAAAGATGGAGACAG AGAAGAAAGAGCCAGACATCCGGCAGCAGGCTGTTGACGAAATGATGCAGCGTATCAAGAAGGGGATCCAGCTTCGTCCAGTGCAGCAGGGCTCCAGGAGCAGCAAGCAGCCTAAG GAACATAATATGCCGCCACCCTCTGCAGTTCGGGAACTCAAAGGAATCCTG GACTCATTTCGGCGAGCATCCCTGGTCCCGTGTGCAGCTGGAGTTCgtgtgggggctacacagtcaGAACTGGAGACGGCGCTGCAGAGACGCCGGCGGGCAGTCAATTCCACCCAGGAAAACT CAGCAGGAACCACTTCACACCTGCTGCAGCACACGGTTCACGTGGAAAAGGACAGCAAGTAA
- the shtn1 gene encoding shootin-1 isoform X2, producing the protein MEVITELSSRAVHKYEELKEDCERHKMECKRMEEERDEALRKLKEFQSVSHMVIEEVSAIQENLEIEKSCRQSAEVLASKLHRQNRSLKRKSMQLLAHLGPEVITEISLEDEEDEDKEAEEGQDGTPCSSGHCKKIITELQDRLQSILEVKTQTAVQLEVMREALQEAREELLKEKHHNAILIGKTLQQKELLNKYNRVSMLAVEEYEALQGNLLLEKDLREEAESFAREMLVEQKKLNRQSQILFKSAAPSEALQEALLEVARLTQALEQERMEHQQQMKAVQNAPPSMEQKEASALCRQLQLLEEEKAEWEQRSRQAEEQAKDLRFRVEELQKKLQAAINPIPTAAPPPPPPPPPPPPPPPPPPNTAPSNPLSSLLSLLRKKKQTSDEFPLVVQDSAKMETEKKEPDIRQQAVDEMMQRIKKGIQLRPVQQGSRSSKQPKEHNMPPPSAVRELKGILDSFRRASLVPCAAGVRVGATQSELETALQRRRRAVNSTQENSGTTSHLLQHTVHVEKDSK; encoded by the exons ATGGAGGTCATTACAGAGCTGTCCAGTCGAG CTGTCCATAAGTATGAAGAGCTCAAAGAAGACTGTGAGAGGCATAAGATGGAG TGTAAGAGAATGGAGGAAGAGCGTGACGAGGCTTTACGGAAATTAAAAGAATTTCAGAgtg TGTCCCACATGGTGATTGAGGAGGTCAGCGCCATCCAGGAGAACCTGGAGATTGAGAAGTCTTGCCGGCAGAGTGCCGAAGTGCTGGCCTCCAAG CTGCATCGGCAGAACCGCTCCTTAAAGAGGAAGAGCATGCAGCTCCTGGCCCACCTTGGGCCAGAGGTCATCACCGAGATCAGCCTGGAGGACGAGGAGGATGAAGACAAGGAGGCGGAGGAAGGGCAGGATGGCACGCCATGCTCCTCTGGCCACTGCAAGAAGATCATCACAG AGCTGCAGGACAGACTGCAGAGTATCCTGGAAGTGAAGACACAAACTGCTGTGCAACTGGAGGTGATGCGGGAGGCGCTACAGGAGGCCAGGGAGGAG CTGCTGAAGGAGAAACACCATAATGCCATTTTGATTGGCAAGACACTTCAACAAAAGGAGCTCTTGAACAAGTACAACAGAG TGTCCATGCTGGCAGTAGAGGAATATGAGGCTCTCCAGGGAAACCTGCTGCTGGAGAAGGACCTCAGGGAGGAGGCTGAGAGCTTTGCCCGGGAG ATGCTGGTGGAGCAGAAGAAGCTGAACAGACAAAGTCAGATCCTATTCAAGAGCGCCGCTCCCAGCGAGGCTCTGCAGGAAGCCCTGCTGGAGGTGGCCAGGCTGACTCAGGCCCTGGAGCAGGAGAGGATGGAGCACCAACAGCAG ATGAAGGCTGTCCAAAACGCGCCTCCCAGTATGGAGCAGAAGGAGGCTTCAGCGCTTTGCCGTCAACTTCAGCtgctggaggaggagaaggcGGAGTGGGAGCAGCGGAGCCGGCAGGCGGAAGAGCAGGCCAAGGACCTCCGCTTTCGAG TGGAGGAGCTTCAAAAGAAGCTGCAGGCAGCAATTAACCCTATTCCCACTGcggccccaccccctccccctccgccACCGCcaccgccacccccacccccccctccaccaaataCAGCCCCATCGAACCCCCTCAG ctcTTTGCTATCTCTTCTGCGTAAGAAGAAACAGACAAGCGATGAATTTCCTCTTGTTGTCCAGGACTCTGCAAAGATGGAGACAG AGAAGAAAGAGCCAGACATCCGGCAGCAGGCTGTTGACGAAATGATGCAGCGTATCAAGAAGGGGATCCAGCTTCGTCCAGTGCAGCAGGGCTCCAGGAGCAGCAAGCAGCCTAAG GAACATAATATGCCGCCACCCTCTGCAGTTCGGGAACTCAAAGGAATCCTG GACTCATTTCGGCGAGCATCCCTGGTCCCGTGTGCAGCTGGAGTTCgtgtgggggctacacagtcaGAACTGGAGACGGCGCTGCAGAGACGCCGGCGGGCAGTCAATTCCACCCAGGAAAACT CAGGAACCACTTCACACCTGCTGCAGCACACGGTTCACGTGGAAAAGGACAGCAAGTAA